A single window of Magnetococcus marinus MC-1 DNA harbors:
- the accB gene encoding acetyl-CoA carboxylase biotin carboxyl carrier protein encodes MDLKEIRQLIKMLDDTDVSEIEVCQEGSTVRISRGIQPTYMTAPPQHYMAPPQHYMAQAPGYHGAPAAAPALATAETSSDRGNAVVVTSPMVGTFYKSPSPDAAAFVKEGEMVEKGQVLCIIEAMKLMNEIESEHSGRLVKILVDNASPVEFGEELFLIEPV; translated from the coding sequence ATGGATCTCAAAGAGATTCGTCAATTGATCAAAATGCTCGACGACACCGATGTGTCGGAGATTGAAGTTTGTCAGGAGGGCAGCACGGTGCGTATCAGCCGTGGCATACAACCCACCTATATGACAGCCCCACCCCAGCACTATATGGCCCCACCCCAGCACTATATGGCCCAAGCACCGGGCTATCATGGCGCACCGGCTGCGGCACCCGCTCTGGCCACTGCCGAGACCAGCAGCGATCGGGGCAATGCCGTGGTGGTCACCTCACCGATGGTGGGCACTTTCTACAAATCCCCCTCCCCGGATGCCGCCGCCTTTGTTAAAGAGGGTGAAATGGTGGAAAAAGGCCAGGTGCTCTGCATCATCGAAGCGATGAAGCTTATGAATGAGATCGAATCCGAACACTCCGGGCGGCTGGTGAAAATTTTAGTGGACAATGCCAGCCCGGTCGAGTTTGGTGAAGAGCTATTCCTCATCGAGCCGGTGTAA
- the aroQ gene encoding type II 3-dehydroquinate dehydratase, which produces MSPSKPWRILVLNGPNLNMLGKREASLYGHETLADVEVLCAAKAAQLGAQLAFYQSNYEGALVERIQQAREDADLIVINPAAYTHTSVAIRDALLAAEKPVVEIHISNIHKREPFRHHSYVSDIALGQVVGLGIRGYAYAMEAGITHLESQVASKP; this is translated from the coding sequence ATGTCCCCATCCAAACCATGGCGCATATTGGTGCTCAACGGCCCCAACCTAAATATGTTGGGTAAACGTGAGGCATCCCTCTACGGCCACGAAACGCTGGCCGATGTCGAGGTGCTGTGCGCCGCAAAAGCCGCACAACTGGGGGCACAACTGGCCTTTTACCAATCCAATTATGAAGGGGCGTTGGTGGAGCGCATCCAACAGGCCCGGGAAGATGCCGATCTGATCGTCATTAATCCCGCCGCCTATACCCACACCTCGGTAGCCATCCGTGATGCCCTGTTGGCCGCAGAAAAACCGGTGGTGGAGATCCACATTAGCAACATCCACAAACGGGAACCCTTCAGACACCACTCTTACGTTAGCGACATCGCCCTGGGACAGGTGGTTGGGCTGGGCATACGTGGTTATGCATACGCCATGGAAGCCGGCATCACCCACCTTGAGAGTCAGGTAGCATCTAAGCCATAA
- the accC gene encoding acetyl-CoA carboxylase biotin carboxylase subunit: protein MFKKVLIANRGEIALRVHRACKELGIQTVAIHSTADADSMHVKVADESVCVGPPSSMDSYLNISSIMAAAEVSDAEAIHPGYGFLSENPEFAEIVKASGLTFIGPEPEVIRLMGNKVQARKTMIAAGVPVVQGSEGAVNSEEDALRIAREIGFPVIIKAVGGGGGRGMKVVHAEAGLIRAYTVARNEARQFFRNDAIYIEKYLEAPRHVEIQIMCDRHGNAVHLGERDCSLQRRHQKILEEAPSPAVSPEERHRLGTLAAKAAHAVGYEGAGTFEFLYDKGNFYFLEMNTRIQVEHPVTEMVTGMDLVKEQIRIAANLPMSFTQEDIVMRGHSIECRINAEDSETFLPSPGLITEYHAPGGGGVRVDSNCYTGYRIPPHYDSMIGKLIVHGRNREEAVTRMRRALDEYIICGISTTIPLHQRIMQDATFISGTYDLHFLERFLGK, encoded by the coding sequence ATGTTTAAGAAAGTATTAATCGCCAACCGGGGCGAAATCGCCCTGCGGGTGCATCGCGCCTGTAAAGAGTTGGGCATTCAAACGGTGGCCATTCACTCCACCGCCGATGCCGACTCGATGCATGTTAAGGTGGCCGACGAGTCCGTCTGTGTAGGTCCCCCCTCCTCCATGGACTCCTACCTCAACATCTCTTCCATCATGGCGGCGGCTGAGGTGTCGGATGCCGAAGCGATCCATCCTGGATATGGTTTTCTTTCAGAAAATCCAGAGTTTGCCGAGATTGTCAAAGCCTCTGGCCTGACCTTTATTGGCCCCGAACCGGAAGTAATCCGGCTGATGGGCAACAAGGTGCAGGCGCGTAAAACCATGATTGCCGCCGGGGTACCGGTGGTGCAGGGCAGCGAAGGTGCCGTCAATAGCGAAGAGGATGCCCTGCGTATTGCCCGTGAAATTGGTTTTCCGGTCATCATCAAGGCCGTTGGCGGCGGCGGTGGACGGGGTATGAAGGTGGTGCATGCCGAGGCGGGCTTGATCCGCGCCTACACGGTAGCCCGCAACGAAGCCCGGCAGTTTTTCCGCAACGACGCCATCTATATTGAAAAATATCTGGAAGCTCCCCGCCATGTGGAGATCCAGATTATGTGCGACCGTCACGGCAATGCTGTACACTTGGGCGAGCGGGACTGCTCGTTGCAGCGGCGTCACCAGAAAATTTTGGAAGAGGCTCCCTCTCCAGCGGTCTCACCAGAAGAGCGCCATAGATTGGGCACCCTCGCGGCCAAGGCGGCCCATGCTGTGGGTTATGAAGGGGCGGGCACCTTTGAGTTCCTCTACGACAAGGGCAACTTTTACTTCTTGGAGATGAACACCCGTATTCAGGTGGAACACCCGGTTACGGAGATGGTCACGGGCATGGATCTGGTTAAAGAGCAGATCCGTATTGCCGCCAATCTGCCCATGAGCTTTACCCAGGAAGATATTGTCATGCGCGGCCACTCCATCGAGTGCCGCATCAATGCCGAGGATTCAGAGACCTTTCTCCCCTCGCCCGGGCTGATTACAGAGTATCATGCGCCGGGTGGTGGTGGGGTGCGGGTGGATTCCAACTGCTACACCGGGTATCGCATTCCCCCGCATTATGACTCGATGATCGGCAAGTTGATTGTGCATGGGCGCAATCGTGAAGAGGCCGTAACCCGCATGCGGCGGGCGTTGGATGAGTATATCATCTGCGGCATTTCCACCACCATTCCCCTGCACCAGCGCATTATGCAGGATGCCACCTTTATTAGTGGCACCTATGACCTGCACTTTCTGGAGCGTTTTTTAGGAAAGTGA